In Acinetobacter piscicola, a single window of DNA contains:
- a CDS encoding dodecin family protein translates to MAIAKVVEVNSSSQKSFEDAIHSGIAKVTETIKNVQGAWVNEQKVIIKDNKITEYRVNLKISFLVD, encoded by the coding sequence ATGGCGATCGCAAAAGTTGTTGAAGTCAATTCAAGTAGTCAGAAAAGTTTTGAAGATGCGATTCATTCAGGTATCGCGAAAGTCACCGAAACCATTAAAAATGTGCAAGGTGCGTGGGTCAATGAGCAAAAGGTCATTATCAAAGACAATAAAATCACGGAATATCGTGTAAATCTTAAAATTAGCTTTTTGGTCGATTAA
- a CDS encoding DsbA family protein, giving the protein MRVDIWSDVVCPFCYIGKKRLEAAAQQLGIELEVHWHSFELDPEAPIRQEISNSERLAQKYGRTLAEVEDMQRNIAIMALEEGIQFNWQNANSGNTFNVHRIIHLAQSKGLGSEAEEAFFYSYMTQGLPIGERETIEDVAARIGLNPVEVDDVLDSDEFADFVKFDQEVAREQLKVTGVPFFVFDQRIALAGAQPREVFVQVLQQAVETCSDEVTTQQNAVCTDQSCDMPDTK; this is encoded by the coding sequence ATGCGTGTAGATATTTGGTCAGATGTGGTTTGTCCATTTTGTTATATTGGCAAAAAACGCTTAGAAGCAGCAGCACAACAGCTCGGTATTGAACTTGAAGTACATTGGCATAGTTTTGAGCTTGATCCTGAAGCGCCAATTCGCCAAGAAATTTCGAACTCTGAACGTCTAGCACAAAAGTACGGTCGTACATTGGCTGAAGTCGAAGACATGCAACGTAATATTGCAATCATGGCACTCGAAGAAGGCATCCAATTTAACTGGCAAAATGCCAATTCTGGCAATACTTTTAATGTGCACCGCATTATTCACCTTGCACAAAGTAAAGGTTTAGGTTCAGAAGCAGAAGAAGCATTTTTCTACAGTTATATGACACAAGGCTTGCCCATTGGCGAACGTGAAACCATTGAAGATGTGGCAGCACGAATTGGTTTAAACCCCGTAGAAGTAGATGATGTATTAGACTCGGATGAATTTGCAGACTTTGTCAAATTTGACCAAGAAGTTGCTCGTGAACAACTTAAAGTTACAGGTGTGCCATTTTTTGTATTTGATCAACGCATTGCGCTTGCAGGTGCACAACCTCGTGAGGTTTTTGTACAAGTACTTCAACAAGCAGTTGAAACCTGTTCAGATGAAGTGACTACACAACAAAATGCCGTATGCACTGATCAATCTTGCGATATGCCTGATACAAAATAA